A segment of the Lelliottia amnigena genome:
GTTCTCAATGGCCGCCATTACGCGTGCTGAGATATCGAAATGGAGAACATCGCCCGTATCACCGCGCATAGAATCACGGATGAGATGGTAACTCTCCCAGGTCTTTTGCATATCGGGAGAATGAGATAGCTCATTGAGCAACTCACTGTCCAGCGTTTCACCATCCATTAAAGCGGAAAGTTTTTCTTTCTGCATGCCTAATACCTTTTCCAGTATCCCGCTATCGTCAACGCCTGATAAGCGGTTGAACTTTATTATCAATAGCTTCTCGCGCACGAAAAATACGTGAGCGAACCGTCCCGACCGGACAATCCATGATGGCAGCTATCTCTTCATAGCTAAGGCCATCCAGTTCCCGTAACGTAATTGCCATACGTAAATCTTCCGGGAGCGACTCGATCGTTCGAAAAACTATTTGTCTCAGCTCTTCTGACAACATTAAGTTCTCAGGGTTCGAAATTTCTTTCAACGCACCGCCACTTTCGAAGTTTTCAGCTTCAATAGCATCAATATCACTTGATGGCGGACGACGCCCCTGAGCAACCAGATAATTCTTCGCTGTATTGACAGCAATTCGATACAGCCAGGTGTAAAAAGCACTATCTCCCCGGAAAGAATCCAGCGCGCGATAGGCCTTAATGAAAGACTCTTGTACCACATCAGGGACATCCCCTGAAGGGACATAACGGGACACCAGACTCGCCACTTTATGCTGATAGCGCACTACCAGTAAGTTAAAGGCTTTCTGATCTCCCTTCTGGACCCGTTCTACCAGGACCTGGTCCGTTAACTGCTCGCTCATCCGAGGTAATGTCTCCCCAAACCTAAATTCCACGCGCTATCGAAACGCCACTCTAGAAACACTGCAATGTGAGCAAGCAGGAGATTAGAGTGTCTGTTCATCAGTAAGTTCCGTTAGGCTTTTGTTTTTGTTCATCGTGTCGCAGACAGTTCATTTTCTCTCATTATATGTCTGTTAACGATACGTACCCCAATTTCTAATAGGAAATGGCATTTTTACAGCGAGCAGAGTACCGCAACACAGGTATTTTTTCACCACTAAATCTGAAGCTAACGATCTGCTTCGCAAAATATTTTCGCACATTTGCATAATTTTAGGCCCCCCGCCGATGTTTAGGCGGCGCAACACACAATAAAAAAAACGTGCTGTATATCGCGTGCTGGTGCTATTCTGGCCAAACCCTGTTTAGTAAATTAAACAAAAATCATGAACACAACTCCAGAACTCCAATGTGATGTACTGATTATCGGCAGCGGCGCGGCTGGCCTGTCCCTCGCACTTCGCCTGGCTTCTCAGCAGAAAGTGATTGTCCTGAGCAAAGGGCCGATGAGCGAAGGTCCACTTTCTATGCACAGGGTGGCATTGCGGCTGTTTTTGATGAAACGGACAGCATTGCCTCACATGTCGAAGATACCTTGATAGCAGGCGCAGGAATTGTCGACGAGCACGCCGCTGAATTTGTAGCCAGCAATGCACGCCACTGTGTTCAGTGGCTTATCGATCAGGGCGTTTTATTCGATACGCATATTCAGCCGAATGGAGAAGAGGGCTATCACCTCACCCGTGAAGGGGGTCACAGTCATCGACGCATTTTGCACGCTGCTGATGCCACGGGTAGAGAAGTTGAGACCACGCTGGTGAGCCAGGCGCGCAACCATCCGAATATTCAGGTACTCGAACGCAGCAACGCGGTTGATTTGATTGTTTCCGATAAGATTGGCCTGCCGGGAACACGACGTGTCGTTGGCGCGTGGGTCTGGAACCGTAATAAAGAAAAAGTGGAAACCTGCCAGGCAAAATCTGTGGTGCTGGCAACGGGCGGTGCCTCTAAAGTTTACCAATATACGACAAACCCAGACATCTCCTCAGGCGATGGTATTGCTATGGCCTGGCGTGCCGGCTGCCGTGTCGCCAATCTGGAGTTTAACCAGTTTCACCCGACTGCACTGTTCCATCCTCAGGCGCGTAACTTTCTGTTGACCGAAGCCCTGCGTGGCGAAGGTGCTCATCTTAAACGCCCCGACGGCTCGCGGTTTATGCCAGACTTTGATTCACGCGGCGAACTTGCCCCGCGCGATATTGTGGCTCGCGCCATTGACCATGAAATGAAGCGTCTCGGCGTCGATTGCATGTACCTCGACATCAGCCATAAACCCGCTGATTTTGTGCGTCAGCACTTCCCGACTATCTATGAGAAATTACTCGGACTGGGAATCGATCTGACCAAAGAGCCCGTCCCCATTGTCCCTGCTGCACACTATACATGCGGCGGCGTAATGGTGGACGACCATGGGCGTACAGACGTTGATGGTCTCTATGCTATCGGCGAGGTGAGCTACACCGGGCTGCATGGGGCAAACCGTATGGCATCAAACTCGCTGCTCGAATGTCTGGTCTATGGCTGGTCAGCTGCAGAAGATATCACCAAACGTACGCCATATGCCCGCCAGGTAGAATCCCTTCCTGCGTGGGATGAGAGCCGAGTCGATAATCCGGATGAACTGGTGGTCATTCAGCATAACTGGCATGAGTTGAGATTGTTTATGTGGGATTACGTCGGGATTGTGCGAACCACTAAACGCCTGGAACGCGCATTGCGGCG
Coding sequences within it:
- the rpoE gene encoding RNA polymerase sigma-E factor yields the protein MSEQLTDQVLVERVQKGDQKAFNLLVVRYQHKVASLVSRYVPSGDVPDVVQESFIKAYRALDSFRGDSAFYTWLYRIAVNTAKNYLVAQGRRPPSSDIDAIEAENFESGGALKEISNPENLMLSEELRQIVFRTIESLPEDLRMAITLRELDGLSYEEIAAIMDCPVGTVRSRIFRAREAIDNKVQPLIRR
- the nadB gene encoding L-aspartate oxidase, with the protein product MIAGAGIVDEHAAEFVASNARHCVQWLIDQGVLFDTHIQPNGEEGYHLTREGGHSHRRILHAADATGREVETTLVSQARNHPNIQVLERSNAVDLIVSDKIGLPGTRRVVGAWVWNRNKEKVETCQAKSVVLATGGASKVYQYTTNPDISSGDGIAMAWRAGCRVANLEFNQFHPTALFHPQARNFLLTEALRGEGAHLKRPDGSRFMPDFDSRGELAPRDIVARAIDHEMKRLGVDCMYLDISHKPADFVRQHFPTIYEKLLGLGIDLTKEPVPIVPAAHYTCGGVMVDDHGRTDVDGLYAIGEVSYTGLHGANRMASNSLLECLVYGWSAAEDITKRTPYARQVESLPAWDESRVDNPDELVVIQHNWHELRLFMWDYVGIVRTTKRLERALRRITMLQQEIDEYYAHFRVSNNLLELRNLVQVAELIVRCAMMRKESRGLHYTLDYPDQLEESGPSILAPLVHINR